Proteins encoded in a region of the Fibrobacter sp. UWB15 genome:
- the mreC gene encoding rod shape-determining protein MreC — protein sequence MLRAIRFIVDLFTQRHGIVAFVFFLALGLLMRQSPTPIRESIVSTAVSTLYFPAQRLVSAVGHYKSVAQENELLKEENARLRQETYHAREGLQELARLHTLVRFDDKWDFPIVTARVIGHNPGRFLTTMVINRGTEHGVKENMPVFSMNGLVGKISKATISHSRVQLLVDPNLKLSVMDRRTRVVGFLESLDGVRLTALVPTHAGVHAGDTLVTSGLGGIFPKGIPVGTVKEVRKSDLDVMRQMEVSPFQDFSILEEVFVMQKETDWIIKELLDE from the coding sequence ATGCTTAGGGCAATTCGCTTTATAGTCGACTTGTTTACGCAAAGGCACGGTATCGTTGCCTTTGTCTTTTTCTTGGCTCTCGGCTTGCTGATGCGTCAGTCTCCGACGCCGATTCGCGAAAGCATTGTTTCGACGGCGGTTTCGACGCTTTATTTCCCGGCGCAGCGCCTTGTTTCTGCGGTGGGACATTACAAGTCGGTGGCCCAGGAAAATGAACTGCTGAAAGAAGAAAACGCACGTTTGCGGCAAGAAACTTACCATGCCCGCGAAGGCTTGCAGGAACTGGCCCGACTGCACACGCTAGTCCGATTTGACGACAAATGGGATTTCCCGATTGTGACCGCCCGCGTGATTGGCCATAATCCTGGAAGGTTCCTGACGACCATGGTGATTAACCGCGGTACAGAACATGGCGTGAAAGAAAACATGCCCGTGTTTTCGATGAATGGTCTGGTCGGAAAAATTTCGAAGGCAACGATTAGCCATTCCCGTGTGCAGCTGCTTGTGGATCCGAACCTTAAGTTGTCTGTAATGGATCGCCGTACGCGCGTGGTGGGCTTCTTGGAATCCCTAGATGGCGTTCGCTTGACGGCCCTGGTCCCGACTCATGCGGGAGTCCATGCCGGTGATACCTTGGTGACTTCGGGTCTGGGAGGAATTTTCCCTAAGGGAATTCCTGTTGGAACGGTGAAAGAAGTTCGCAAGTCTGACCTTGATGTGATGCGCCAGATGGAAGTGAGTCCTTTCCAGGATTTCTCGATCCTTGAAGAAGTGTTCGTGATGCAAAAGGAAACGGATTGGATTATCAAGGAGCTGCTCGATGAATAA
- a CDS encoding rod shape-determining protein, with translation MFGLFSCDIGIDLGTANTLVHVGGQGIVINEPTVIAVDSKNNRVSAIGFEAKKMLGRTPGESRAVRPMRDGVIADFELVETLLQTFIKRVQKYPLWMVKPRVVVGVPSGITEVEKRAVIDAAKQAGAKEVHLVHEPMAAAIGMGIPVEDPVGNMIVDIGGGTSDIAVIALNGTVCNASVRVGGDEMDEAIVRYLRTMYNLCVGDSTAEQIKIQIGSASPLEEELTMEVKGHDFLAGMPRTTTINSAEIREALNEPVTAIIEAVKQALSITPPELSADIYDKGIIMTGGGSQLRGFDERIRKETGLSVNVIDEALTCVCKGAARILEDLDKYRPVLIASSN, from the coding sequence TTGTTCGGCCTTTTTTCTTGCGATATCGGTATTGACCTCGGTACGGCGAATACGCTTGTTCATGTAGGAGGTCAGGGAATTGTCATCAATGAACCTACGGTTATTGCTGTGGACAGCAAGAACAACCGTGTTTCTGCCATCGGTTTCGAAGCGAAGAAGATGCTTGGCCGTACGCCTGGTGAAAGCCGTGCGGTACGCCCGATGCGTGATGGCGTGATTGCCGATTTCGAGTTGGTCGAAACCCTTTTGCAAACATTTATTAAGCGTGTGCAGAAGTACCCGCTGTGGATGGTGAAACCTCGCGTGGTGGTCGGTGTACCTTCCGGTATTACCGAAGTGGAAAAGCGCGCTGTGATTGATGCTGCCAAGCAGGCCGGTGCCAAGGAAGTTCACTTGGTGCACGAGCCCATGGCTGCCGCCATCGGTATGGGTATTCCCGTGGAAGACCCTGTGGGTAACATGATCGTGGATATTGGCGGTGGTACCTCCGATATTGCCGTGATTGCCTTGAACGGCACTGTCTGTAACGCTTCTGTGCGTGTGGGCGGTGACGAAATGGACGAAGCCATTGTCCGCTACCTGCGCACGATGTACAACCTTTGCGTGGGCGATAGCACTGCTGAACAGATCAAGATTCAGATAGGTTCTGCAAGCCCGCTGGAAGAAGAATTGACCATGGAAGTGAAGGGTCATGACTTCTTGGCTGGCATGCCGCGTACGACGACAATCAACAGCGCTGAAATTCGTGAAGCTCTGAACGAACCTGTGACCGCCATTATCGAAGCGGTAAAGCAGGCCTTGAGCATTACTCCGCCGGAACTCTCTGCCGATATTTACGACAAGGGTATCATCATGACTGGCGGTGGCTCTCAGCTGCGCGGATTTGACGAACGCATCCGTAAGGAAACGGGGCTTTCGGTGAACGTGATTGATGAAGCCCTGACTTGTGTTTGCAAGGGTGCAGCCCGCATTCTTGAAGACTTGGATAAATACCGTCCGGTTTTGATTGCTTCCTCGAACTAA
- a CDS encoding AgmX/PglI C-terminal domain-containing protein — MAKKNTPEMDPLVASLMPESDKKMGAIAGISLVVALAICLWASMYEQVVDEVVFDDSAAADLTASMTIDEKKEEKKEEKKKEEPKKPRKKAGGGGKPRGKGQPNAPQTRGVLKLLTAQTKNASAGAYDLMKNQKFSKDIDKVLKDVAGLQTTGKTVLGGRRGKADGGFNEGYAEGGSGGIGDGLAGLLGGGGGGIATKAKGSIRTPSERDIDMGAGGGSRSAADIMKVVRQRTPGLRHIYNKFLKKKPGFQGKVTLKFTIAPGGEIISISIASSTTGYGEFDGEVKTAVSRWKFSKVKSGNTTVTIPFTFSE; from the coding sequence ATGGCTAAAAAGAATACTCCCGAAATGGATCCGTTAGTAGCGTCCCTGATGCCGGAATCCGACAAGAAGATGGGTGCTATTGCCGGTATCTCTTTAGTCGTAGCTTTGGCTATCTGCCTTTGGGCTTCCATGTACGAACAGGTGGTGGACGAAGTCGTGTTCGACGACTCTGCCGCTGCTGATCTTACTGCTTCTATGACCATCGATGAAAAGAAGGAAGAGAAGAAGGAAGAAAAGAAGAAGGAAGAACCCAAGAAGCCTCGTAAGAAGGCTGGTGGTGGCGGCAAGCCGCGTGGTAAGGGTCAGCCCAACGCTCCCCAGACTCGTGGTGTGCTTAAGCTCTTGACTGCTCAGACCAAGAACGCATCTGCCGGTGCATACGACCTTATGAAGAACCAGAAGTTCTCTAAGGATATCGACAAGGTGCTGAAGGACGTGGCAGGCCTCCAGACGACGGGTAAGACCGTTCTCGGTGGTCGTCGCGGTAAGGCTGACGGTGGCTTTAACGAAGGTTATGCCGAAGGTGGTTCCGGTGGTATCGGTGACGGCCTCGCTGGTCTTCTCGGCGGCGGTGGCGGTGGTATCGCTACCAAGGCTAAGGGCTCCATCAGAACTCCGTCTGAACGCGATATCGACATGGGTGCCGGTGGTGGATCTCGTTCCGCTGCAGACATCATGAAGGTTGTGCGTCAGCGTACTCCGGGTCTCCGCCACATCTACAACAAGTTCCTGAAGAAGAAACCGGGCTTCCAGGGTAAGGTTACCTTGAAGTTCACGATCGCTCCGGGTGGCGAAATCATCAGCATCTCCATTGCTTCTTCTACGACCGGTTACGGCGAATTTGACGGTGAAGTCAAGACCGCTGTGAGCCGCTGGAAGTTCAGCAAGGTGAAGTCTGGTAACACCACTGTTACGATCCCGTTCACCTTCTCCGAATAA